The window ACTTACAAATTTATAAGTTGTTGAAAAATAACAAAGTTTTTAACAAACTTTTCAACAGATTTTTAAAAACTATTTATTTAAATTTATCTTTCTTTCTTTTATTTTTTAAAAGTTTTAACAAGATATATTATTAGTATTATTTTATTATATATAAATATATAAGGAGATAACATGAAATTTTCAATATTAAAAAATAATTTTTTAGAAGGCTTAAATACAGTATCGAGGGCTTTATCACCTACACCTGTTTTTGAAATATTAAAAGGTATAAAAATAGAACTTGATAAAAATAAAATGATATTAAAAGCAAGTGATTCTTTATTATCTATGGAATATTTTATAAATACAATGGATGAAGATAAAGAAATAATAAATGTAGAAAGAGGAGGAGAAGCAGTTTTACCTTCAAGATATTTTATAGAAATTATAAAAAAATTACCCACTAATCAAATAGATATAGAAATAGAAAATCAATATATAAAAATAAAATCGGGAAAAAGTGAATTTAATATTCAAGGTTATGAACCTAATGAATATCCAGAATTCCCAACTGTATCAAAAGAAAATAAACTAGAAATAAATTCTACTGTTTTTAATAGCATAACAAAAGAAACATTATTCTGTACAGCACAAAATGATCAAAGACCTATTTTAGAAGGTGTAAACTTTATATTAGAAGAAAAAGTTTTAACAGCTACATCAACAGATTCACATAGATTGAGTAAGAGAAAATTAAAGATAAATAATCTAAATGAAAATAAAGAATTTAATATAATAATTCCAAAAAAAGCCCTACAATCTATTCAAAAAATAATAGAAAGTAAAGAAAATAATTTAGAAATATACTATGAAGATAATAGGGTAATATTTATTTATGAAAATATTATTTATTATGTACTTCTTATAAGTGGAAAATATCCCAATACAGAAAAATTAATTCCATCTACTTTTGAATGTGTAGTAAATGTAGAAAGTCAAATTTTTTATGATGCAGTCGATAGGGTTTCGCTGGTAAGTAAGGATGAAAAAAATGATATAGTAAAATTCACTATAAATGGAAATATTATAAATATTACATCTAATTCAAAAGAATTAGGAACAGCAAAAGAAGATGTATTTGCTGAAATAGAAAGTCAAGTAGGTAAATTTGAAATAGCAGCCTCTGCCAAATTTTTAAAGGAAGCTATAGGTGCCATAAATTCAGAAAAAGTAGTTATAAAATTTTCTGGAGAACTAACAGCATTTACTATGCAACCAAGTGATTATCATAGAGATATAATAGAAGTTTTACTTCCTGTAAGAACTTATTAATAATAAGTAAGAAGGAAAAAATTAATGAAAAATAAAAATTTATTAATAATATTATGTATAGTGACTTTAGTTTCAGTTTTAAGAACACCTATAACAGGTTTAGGTGCTATAATAGGAACAATAAAAGAAACATTAGAAATAGACAATACAGTAGCAGGATTTATAACAATAATTCCTCTCTTGGCATTTGCTATAGTAAGTCCTTTCGCTTCTGAAATAGCTAAAAAATATGGTTTAGAAAAAACATTATTTTATTCTACTATTGTAATAAGTCTAATGTTATTAGCAAGATTTTACATAAATAAAAATGTAATATTTTTAACTACATTTATCATGGGAATGGCAATTGCTTTTGGAAATATATTATTACCAGGGATAACAAAAAAATATTTTCCTACTAGATTAGGTCTTATGACAGGTTTTTATACTGTAATAATGGCTATAAGTGCATCTATATCGTCAGCAGTAAGTTATCCATTAGTACAATTAAACATAATAAATAAAAATTTTAGTTTAGGTTTAGCTTTGAATATATGGATAATAATATCAATATTAGCAATGATATTATTTTATATTTTAAGTAAAGAAGCAGATATTAAAATTCAAAGTGTAGAAAAATTTAAAAAATATAAAACAAGAATATATAAAAATCCAAAATTATACAGTTTAACATTAAGTATGGGATTACAATCAGCACTTTTTTTCTGTAGTATTTCTTGGTTTGGAGAAATTATGATAACAAAAGGATTTAGCAATAGTAAAGCAGGCTTTTTAATATCGAT of the Gemella sp. zg-570 genome contains:
- the dnaN gene encoding DNA polymerase III subunit beta; this translates as MKFSILKNNFLEGLNTVSRALSPTPVFEILKGIKIELDKNKMILKASDSLLSMEYFINTMDEDKEIINVERGGEAVLPSRYFIEIIKKLPTNQIDIEIENQYIKIKSGKSEFNIQGYEPNEYPEFPTVSKENKLEINSTVFNSITKETLFCTAQNDQRPILEGVNFILEEKVLTATSTDSHRLSKRKLKINNLNENKEFNIIIPKKALQSIQKIIESKENNLEIYYEDNRVIFIYENIIYYVLLISGKYPNTEKLIPSTFECVVNVESQIFYDAVDRVSLVSKDEKNDIVKFTINGNIINITSNSKELGTAKEDVFAEIESQVGKFEIAASAKFLKEAIGAINSEKVVIKFSGELTAFTMQPSDYHRDIIEVLLPVRTY
- a CDS encoding MFS transporter; protein product: MKNKNLLIILCIVTLVSVLRTPITGLGAIIGTIKETLEIDNTVAGFITIIPLLAFAIVSPFASEIAKKYGLEKTLFYSTIVISLMLLARFYINKNVIFLTTFIMGMAIAFGNILLPGITKKYFPTRLGLMTGFYTVIMAISASISSAVSYPLVQLNIINKNFSLGLALNIWIIISILAMILFYILSKEADIKIQSVEKFKKYKTRIYKNPKLYSLTLSMGLQSALFFCSISWFGEIMITKGFSNSKAGFLISISQFSQFPATFLIPIIADKLKNKLVIPIITALSYFIAIVGIIFVGKNLFFMIILMIFYGLAGGGAFSYVMYLFSSKTTNSEEASKVSGISQSVGYLIAAFFPPVLGYIKDISDWNNVLYVLLVISIIQLFTMIHCSKKGNIIEN